A genome region from Euphorbia lathyris chromosome 4, ddEupLath1.1, whole genome shotgun sequence includes the following:
- the LOC136225500 gene encoding pentatricopeptide repeat-containing protein At5g50990 codes for MHKYGAKRLTSVPNLKLTSFHFQHENKDNQFLFNVLQACQKSLDIKIPLQTHARIIRLGYGTHPSLIASLISTYLNFDRLNLAYQVINQVFSWTNNLFAMNMVIENFMRNGEYEIANKVFDKMATRDVVTWNSMIGGYVRNKRPEEALRFFRAMLRSNIEPDKFTFASIITACARLGALIHAQWVHDLMTKNKIELNFILSSALIDMYSKCGRIETAKQVFDSIQRTDISIWNSMINGLAVHGLALDAITIFLKMEEENVLPDSITFVGILTACSHCGLVKEGRKYFDLMMSHYSIEPQIEHYGAMVDLLSRAGLLEEAFSMINTMPMEADVIIWRTLLSACRTYRKPELGEVAVAKISRLKSGEYVLLSNMYCYQKRWNNAQLVREMMKKKKVGKVEGKSWFEWGGVVQQFKAGDRSHRETESIYKILDGLIKKTKLEGFVPTTELVLMDICEEEKEGSMYHHSEKLALAYGILKTGPGMPIRITKNIRICYDCHNWIKMVSEILCRVIIVRDRVRFHQFEGGRCSCGDYW; via the exons atgcacaagtatggagcaaagAGACTCACTTCTGTGCCTAACCTCAAGTTGACGAGCTTTCACTTTCAACACGAAAATAAAG ATAATCAGTTCCTCTTCAATGTTCTTCAAGCATGCCAGAAATCGTTGGATATAAAAATTCCTCTTCAAACCCATGCAAGAATTATTAGACTTGGGTATGGAACTCATCCCTCTCTAATAGCTTCTTTGATCTCAACATATCTGAATTTTGATCGTCTCAACCTTGCTTATCAAGTTATCAATCAAGTTTTCTCATGGACCAACAATTTGTTTGCTATGAATATGGTTATTGAAAATTTTATGAGGAATGGAGAATATGAGATTGCTAACAAGGTATTTGATAAAATGGCTACAAGAGATGTGGTTACTTGGAACTCAATGATTGGAGGTTATGTTAGAAATAAACGACCGGAGGAGGCACTAAGGTTCTTTAGAGCAATGCTTCGCTCTAATATTGAGCCTGATAAATTTACATTTGCCTCTATCATAACTGCATGTGCGAGGCTTGGAGCACTCATTCATGCTCAATGGGTGCATGATTTGATGACTAAAAACAAAATTGAGTTGAACTTTATTTTGAGCTCTGCCTTAATTGATATGTACTCAAAATGTGGTAGAATTGAAACTGCTAAGCAAGTTTTTGATAGCATCCAACGTACAGATATTTCAATTTGGAATTCAATGATCAATGGATTGGCAGTTCATGGGCTTGCCTTGGATGCAATAACAATATTCTTGAAGATGGAGGAGGAAAATGTCTTACCTGATTCCATAACTTTTGTTGGAATTCTAACTGCTTGTAGCCATTGTGGTTTAGTGAAGGAGGGCCGCAAGTACTTTGATTTGATGATGAGCCATTACTCAATTGAGCCGCAAATTGAGCACTATGGAGCAATGGTTGATCTCTTAAGTCGAGCTGGGCTTCTGGAAGAGGCTTTTTCCATGATTAATACAATGCCAATGGAGGCAGATGTTATTATATGGAGGACACTCCTTAGTGCTTGTAGGACTTACAGAAAGCCAGAGCTGGGTGAAGTTGCGGTTGCAAAGATATCACGCCTTAAGAGTGGGGAATATGTCTTGCTGTCCAATATGTACTGCTATCAGAAGAGATGGAATAATGCGCAACTAGTGAGAGAAATGATGAAAAAGAAGAAAGTTGGAAAAGTAGAGGGGAAGAGCTGGTTTGAGTGGGGAGGTGTGGTTCAGCAGTTCAAGGCGGGTGACCGATCTCATCGTGAAACGGAATCAATCTACAAAATATTGGATGGGTTGATTAAAAAGACAAAGTTAGAGGGATTTGTCCCCACAACAGAGTTGGTTCTGATGGatatttgtgaagaagaaaaagagggaAGCATGTATCATCATAGTGAGAAGTTGGCATTGGCCTATGGGATCCTTAAAACTGGCCCTGGAATGCCAATTAGAATTACAAAGAACATTCGAATCTGCTATGACTGTCATAATTGGATAAAAATGGTGTCTGAGATATTATGTAGAGTGATTATTGTAAGGGATCGAGTACGTTTTCACCAGTTCGAAGGAGGTAGATGCTCTTGTGGAGACTACTGGTAG